In a genomic window of Streptomyces pristinaespiralis:
- a CDS encoding helix-turn-helix transcriptional regulator: MTILPPDPDLTALRVVLARLRAERGWTFDELADRSGLARRTLIDLEHGRTTGSVTTWHTLAHTFDVPIERFLGALCDDHTPPGTATS, encoded by the coding sequence GTGACGATCTTGCCGCCAGACCCCGACCTCACTGCGCTGCGCGTCGTGCTCGCGCGCCTGCGGGCCGAACGCGGTTGGACCTTCGACGAACTCGCCGACCGCAGCGGGCTTGCCCGGCGCACCCTCATCGACCTTGAACACGGCCGCACCACCGGCAGTGTCACCACCTGGCACACCCTCGCCCACACCTTCGACGTGCCCATCGAGCGCTTCCTGGGCGCCCTGTGCGACGACCACACCCCGCCCGGCACGGCCACTTCCTGA
- a CDS encoding DUF6083 domain-containing protein encodes MCPTPAPDDRHWDGSSRATHRPRPLRVTTTSPSRLLRAGQTGRCRHCGHRIDLYQRPDQRPIALHPAELATADVPESCRWHLSGGIAYPHGDNSAWCRIPHAVLCPHRTPTCQAGPRLEVIRRQLAVRTRRLIDTGVLTSAPPTTPQPVSPTGGPDRPVVQLLLCRYLTHQRLEDLRCVAQTRHRHRCPNPVLASVGPAGMWKLLPTTARHGQLALHDALMAIYDLSHLSYGEQLRWRTQRCPAHAAVPGAADLALACWEPFDPLLHAAHIHTRLPHSPPRPHRRG; translated from the coding sequence ATGTGCCCCACGCCCGCCCCCGACGACCGCCACTGGGACGGCAGCTCCCGCGCCACCCACCGCCCCCGCCCGCTCCGGGTGACCACCACCAGCCCCAGCCGCCTGCTGCGCGCCGGACAGACCGGCCGCTGCCGCCACTGCGGCCACCGTATCGACCTCTACCAGCGTCCCGACCAGCGGCCCATCGCCTTGCACCCCGCCGAACTGGCCACCGCCGACGTCCCCGAATCCTGCCGCTGGCACCTCAGCGGCGGCATCGCCTACCCGCACGGTGACAACAGCGCCTGGTGCCGCATCCCGCATGCCGTGCTCTGCCCCCACCGCACCCCGACCTGCCAGGCTGGCCCCCGCCTCGAGGTGATCCGCCGCCAACTCGCCGTTCGCACCCGCCGCCTCATCGACACCGGGGTTCTCACCTCCGCCCCACCCACCACCCCGCAGCCCGTCTCCCCGACTGGCGGACCGGACCGCCCCGTCGTCCAGCTGCTGCTGTGCCGCTACCTCACCCACCAGCGGCTCGAGGACCTGCGCTGCGTGGCCCAGACCCGCCACCGTCACCGCTGTCCTAACCCCGTCCTCGCCTCCGTCGGCCCGGCCGGGATGTGGAAACTGCTGCCCACCACCGCCCGGCACGGCCAACTTGCCCTGCATGATGCCCTGATGGCCATCTACGACCTTAGCCACCTCTCCTACGGCGAACAGCTGCGCTGGCGCACCCAGCGCTGTCCGGCACATGCCGCCGTCCCCGGCGCCGCCGACCTCGCCCTGGCCTGCTGGGAACCCTTCGACCCCCTCCTGCACGCGGCACACATCCACACCCGGCTGCCCCACTCCCCGCCCCGCCCGCACCGAAGGGGATGA